One genomic segment of Pseudomonadota bacterium includes these proteins:
- a CDS encoding TonB-dependent siderophore receptor, producing MKLEFNAAPSAPRRSTSRNRGPHVRALTLAVAAAISFSAHAQTASNRDDLDEVLVSAKRVIDSGASALGTRTLRDTPFSVYAIGKEDIERHQSASLPAVFAKDASVAREGGTDYNMYAQRISVRGLSLDWVNSVRVNGLPLTYYGATLPLEAVEEIQLLKGSSGFLYGVGAPGGIVNYLTKRPTDQPLLNLSVGYRSDQLFSQHVDVGGRVGEGVFGYRINLVNEQGETYSGSDVDRKAATANFEVRITENLKWVTDLLYQDSKIDRPDPLFVLDTTVYRNDRLPKPVDSTRTLASDDVFSDTEFASGTTGLEWRISDGWDLNVNYGKTYTNYRFPYETVRLRDEGGTYVNRLNDYYDVFDYDFARALVQGRFDTGPVSHHVTAGVSWQDLILNYATTNYTAVDQPGGNLYDYSPEEWPNVGATRIDGIKASQYQEKSAYLSDTVGLTEKFSVLGGLRFTRYLQQSFNIFTGLRTSRYEKDVTTPTLALIYKPQESVTAYVSYVQSLQQGPTVGVTYVNAGEQLNPIESDQYELGVKVEKTSWALSAAVFRLSKGATYVDGANYLVQGGEQLYDGVELGARVRLGESWVVGSSAVLLDAKYTKGVNDWLLDRRLPGAARLSGAFDITYDVPALAGLSLHADVKYLGDKVINHIQAGDLSVYSPGYAVANIGGNWGTKLAGRNVIFNAEVRNLLDRRYWDGAFNAFSPGASRTLAVNARIDF from the coding sequence ATGAAGCTCGAGTTCAACGCCGCCCCGTCGGCCCCGCGACGGAGCACGTCGCGCAACCGCGGACCGCATGTCCGTGCCCTGACACTCGCGGTGGCGGCGGCGATCAGCTTTTCCGCCCACGCGCAAACCGCGTCCAATCGTGACGACCTGGACGAAGTTCTGGTCAGCGCCAAACGCGTGATCGATTCGGGCGCCAGCGCGCTCGGCACGCGCACGCTGCGCGACACGCCGTTTTCCGTGTATGCGATTGGCAAGGAGGACATCGAGCGGCATCAGTCCGCTTCCCTGCCCGCGGTGTTTGCGAAGGACGCCAGCGTCGCACGCGAAGGCGGCACGGACTACAACATGTATGCGCAGCGAATCTCCGTGCGCGGCTTGTCGCTCGACTGGGTGAACAGTGTGCGGGTCAACGGCCTGCCCCTTACCTACTATGGGGCGACGCTGCCGCTCGAAGCGGTGGAGGAAATCCAGTTGCTGAAGGGTTCGAGCGGCTTCCTCTACGGTGTCGGCGCGCCAGGCGGCATCGTCAACTACCTCACCAAGCGACCGACCGACCAGCCGTTGTTGAACTTGAGCGTCGGCTACCGTTCGGATCAGCTGTTCTCGCAGCACGTCGATGTGGGCGGCCGCGTCGGCGAAGGCGTATTTGGTTACCGCATCAATCTGGTGAACGAGCAGGGTGAGACTTACTCCGGCTCCGACGTGGATCGCAAGGCCGCGACCGCCAATTTCGAAGTGCGCATCACCGAGAATCTGAAATGGGTCACCGACCTGTTGTACCAGGACAGCAAGATCGACCGGCCCGACCCCTTGTTCGTCCTCGACACGACCGTGTATCGCAACGATCGTTTGCCGAAACCGGTCGACAGCACCCGCACGCTGGCGTCGGACGACGTGTTCAGCGACACCGAGTTCGCTTCCGGCACCACCGGACTGGAGTGGCGGATCAGCGACGGCTGGGATCTGAACGTCAACTACGGCAAGACGTATACTAACTACCGCTTTCCGTACGAGACGGTCCGCCTGCGGGACGAGGGCGGCACCTACGTAAACCGGCTGAACGATTACTATGACGTGTTCGATTACGACTTCGCGCGCGCGCTGGTGCAGGGTCGCTTCGACACCGGGCCGGTCTCCCACCACGTGACGGCCGGCGTGAGCTGGCAGGATCTGATCCTCAACTACGCCACGACCAACTACACGGCGGTGGACCAGCCCGGCGGGAATCTTTACGACTATTCGCCCGAAGAGTGGCCCAACGTGGGCGCCACACGGATCGACGGCATCAAGGCCAGCCAGTACCAGGAGAAATCCGCCTACCTGAGCGATACGGTGGGCCTCACCGAGAAGTTTTCGGTGTTGGGAGGTCTGCGTTTCACGCGGTATCTGCAGCAGTCGTTCAACATTTTCACCGGCCTGCGGACCAGCCGCTACGAGAAGGACGTCACGACTCCGACGCTGGCGCTGATCTACAAGCCGCAGGAAAGCGTCACCGCCTATGTCAGCTATGTGCAGTCCCTGCAGCAGGGACCGACCGTGGGTGTTACCTACGTGAACGCGGGCGAGCAGCTGAATCCCATCGAGAGCGATCAGTACGAGCTGGGCGTCAAAGTCGAGAAGACCTCCTGGGCGCTCTCGGCGGCGGTCTTCCGCTTGTCCAAAGGTGCCACCTACGTGGACGGTGCTAACTACCTGGTACAAGGGGGCGAGCAGCTCTATGACGGTGTCGAGCTGGGTGCTCGTGTTCGTCTCGGGGAGAGCTGGGTCGTGGGCAGCTCGGCGGTCCTGCTCGATGCCAAGTACACCAAGGGCGTCAACGACTGGCTGCTGGATCGTCGTCTGCCGGGTGCCGCGCGTTTGAGTGGCGCGTTCGATATCACCTACGACGTGCCTGCGCTGGCTGGCCTGAGTCTGCATGCCGACGTCAAGTACCTTGGGGACAAGGTCATCAACCACATCCAGGCCGGCGATCTGAGCGTGTACTCACCGGGCTACGCGGTGGCCAACATCGGCGGCAATTGGGGCACGAAGCTGGCTGGCCGGAACGTCATCTTCAATGCCGAAGTACGCAACCTGCTGGATCGTCGCTACTGGGACGGCGCGTTCAACGCGTTCTCGCCGGGTGCGTCGCGAACGTTGGCGGTCAACGCGCGTATCGATTTCTAA
- a CDS encoding M14 metallopeptidase family protein — protein sequence MNPARLIVALASLVSGLAQAQTSPEAFLGHKVGADRKLADTRQINAYFTKLAAESKRVSVVEIGKSTLGVPMLMAIVTSEKNMPNVDRYRAITKRLSDPRGLTAADARKLSQEGKVIVLITHGLHASEVGSSQASMETAYRLAVGDTPFDAAKVLDDVIVLLVPVANPDGLIMISDWYKKYLGTKYEGGDIPWLYHHYAGHDNNRDGIMYNLPETRAIDQVLWHDWFPQIMDDPHQMGATGARIFVPPYMEPADQNVHPLVFRGIGLIGSRMTYDLQAAGMKGAVHDQIFASAWWKGTLTCGATVRNTTAVFTEIAWTNIATPVHIDPAELEPYYTRKSLHFPDPWPGGWWRLRDVVDYAGKTSMSLIETASAQKSDWLYNYYQMGRDAVEGEHPGDPYAFVIPAAQHDNPTTLKLIEVLKFGGAEIQQATAPFVADGKSFAAGDFIVFSAQPYRPYVVNQLSRDRNYPDDAVPSVLRDDASWSLPLQMGVEYSQIEKPFKAEFKKLVDIPVPSVSVPATSYVVFDTRANASYAVAAALLNAKNAVYRSSGALEVGGTTLPAGSFIVESTAQVKQALPALLDKWRVEAYGLDSIRNLDIKPLSKPRIGVYQSWRPNMDEGWARYVLDDLGFEFTTLHNADLKGDLTQQFSVILFANESADRIKSGNSADSEYPPEVQGGIGASGVAALKAFAAKGGTIVAVDSAGMLFTKEFGLPVRNALEGLKTDDFWIPSSLVRIEVDNTQPLGYGMPDEATAMFIQSAAFTPQVPDTGESLTRIVARYPRDHVLIQGAMKGSEKPISGRAAVLEVKQGQGRVVLIGFRDHHRAQTYGTYKFLLNALLSPAQK from the coding sequence ATGAATCCGGCAAGGCTGATCGTTGCGCTCGCGTCGTTGGTATCGGGTCTGGCTCAAGCGCAGACCTCGCCCGAGGCGTTTCTCGGACACAAGGTCGGGGCGGATCGGAAACTTGCCGATACCCGCCAGATCAACGCCTATTTCACCAAGCTGGCCGCGGAGTCGAAGCGCGTGTCGGTGGTGGAGATCGGCAAGAGCACGCTCGGCGTGCCGATGCTCATGGCGATCGTGACTTCGGAAAAGAACATGCCGAATGTCGATCGCTACCGGGCGATCACGAAACGTCTCAGTGATCCGCGCGGGCTGACGGCTGCGGATGCGCGGAAACTCAGCCAGGAAGGCAAGGTCATCGTGCTCATCACGCACGGCCTGCATGCCTCGGAAGTGGGCTCGTCGCAGGCCTCCATGGAGACCGCGTACAGATTGGCCGTCGGCGATACGCCGTTCGACGCGGCCAAGGTCCTGGACGATGTGATCGTGTTGCTGGTTCCCGTCGCCAACCCGGACGGGCTCATCATGATCTCCGACTGGTACAAGAAGTACCTCGGCACGAAGTACGAGGGCGGCGACATCCCCTGGCTGTACCACCACTACGCCGGCCACGACAACAATCGCGACGGCATCATGTACAACCTGCCCGAGACGCGCGCCATCGACCAGGTGCTGTGGCACGACTGGTTTCCGCAGATCATGGACGATCCGCATCAGATGGGCGCAACGGGTGCGCGCATATTCGTGCCGCCCTACATGGAGCCCGCCGACCAGAACGTGCACCCGCTCGTCTTCCGTGGCATCGGCCTGATCGGCTCGCGCATGACCTACGATCTGCAGGCAGCCGGCATGAAAGGCGCGGTCCATGACCAGATATTCGCGTCGGCATGGTGGAAGGGCACGCTGACCTGCGGCGCGACGGTGCGCAACACGACCGCCGTATTCACCGAGATTGCCTGGACCAACATCGCGACCCCGGTGCACATCGATCCCGCCGAACTCGAGCCTTACTACACCCGCAAGAGCTTGCACTTCCCGGACCCGTGGCCGGGCGGCTGGTGGCGCCTGCGCGATGTGGTCGACTACGCGGGCAAGACTTCCATGAGCCTGATCGAGACGGCGTCGGCGCAAAAATCCGACTGGCTCTACAACTACTACCAGATGGGACGCGACGCGGTCGAAGGCGAACATCCCGGCGATCCTTATGCCTTCGTCATTCCGGCCGCGCAGCACGACAATCCGACCACGCTCAAGCTGATCGAAGTGCTCAAGTTCGGCGGCGCGGAAATCCAGCAGGCGACGGCGCCTTTCGTTGCGGACGGAAAGTCCTTCGCCGCCGGCGATTTCATCGTCTTCTCCGCGCAACCCTATCGGCCCTACGTCGTGAACCAGCTGAGCCGCGACAGGAACTACCCCGACGATGCGGTTCCCAGCGTGCTGCGCGACGACGCGTCGTGGTCGCTGCCGCTGCAGATGGGCGTCGAGTACAGCCAGATCGAGAAACCGTTCAAGGCGGAATTCAAGAAGCTGGTCGACATTCCCGTGCCGTCGGTGTCCGTCCCAGCGACGTCTTATGTGGTGTTCGATACGCGCGCGAATGCTTCGTACGCGGTCGCCGCCGCACTGCTCAACGCTAAAAACGCGGTGTATCGTTCGAGCGGTGCGCTCGAGGTCGGCGGGACCACGCTGCCGGCGGGCAGTTTCATCGTCGAGTCCACCGCCCAGGTCAAACAAGCCCTGCCCGCGCTGCTCGACAAGTGGCGCGTCGAAGCCTACGGGCTCGACAGTATCCGCAACCTCGACATCAAGCCGCTATCCAAGCCGCGTATCGGTGTCTATCAATCGTGGCGCCCGAACATGGACGAGGGCTGGGCGCGCTACGTTCTCGATGACCTCGGGTTCGAGTTCACGACTTTGCACAACGCCGACCTGAAGGGCGATCTGACGCAACAGTTCTCCGTCATCCTGTTCGCCAATGAATCTGCGGACCGCATCAAGTCCGGCAATTCGGCCGACAGCGAATATCCACCGGAGGTGCAGGGCGGCATCGGCGCGTCAGGCGTTGCCGCACTGAAGGCGTTCGCTGCCAAGGGCGGGACGATCGTGGCGGTCGACAGCGCGGGCATGCTCTTTACCAAAGAGTTTGGTTTGCCGGTTCGCAACGCGCTCGAGGGACTGAAGACCGATGATTTCTGGATACCGTCTTCACTGGTGCGCATCGAAGTCGACAACACACAGCCGCTGGGCTACGGCATGCCGGACGAAGCCACCGCGATGTTCATTCAAAGCGCCGCTTTCACTCCGCAGGTGCCAGACACCGGCGAATCGCTGACCCGGATCGTCGCGCGGTATCCACGCGATCACGTCCTGATTCAAGGAGCGATGAAAGGCAGCGAGAAACCCATCAGCGGCCGGGCAGCCGTGCTGGAAGTGAAGCAGGGCCAAGGCCGCGTGGTGCTGATCGGTTTTCGCGATCACCACCGGGCGCAGACCTACGGAACCTACAAGTTCCTGCTGAATGCCTTGCTCTCCCCGGCGCAGAAATAG
- a CDS encoding DUF1684 domain-containing protein — MKRLPIALAVVGMTWMSLTGWSNAASTGASRAENSVQDASLVQEIEDYRKKRVEGLLKPDGWTATIGMQWLEPGRYSVGSAAGSDIRLAIGPARLGVVEEKDGRALFTAEPGVPVVVDGAAPTGPVELKRYGKGTPATNVTYDGGKGSLSLIVSGGRRALRVRHADAPARLNFKGLDYYPIDAGWRIKGKFLPHESGRMVPVLDILGGLNDQANPGVVEFERNGKTFRLEVIGDAARGLSLMFADRTNGKGSYPSGRFLYTGLPDANGEVVIDFNRTYTPPCAFTEFGTCLLPPPENRLDLAVTAGEKTYSGATHL; from the coding sequence ATGAAGAGGTTGCCGATCGCGCTGGCGGTGGTGGGTATGACATGGATGTCGCTCACCGGTTGGAGCAATGCGGCGTCCACGGGCGCGAGCCGCGCGGAGAATTCCGTGCAGGATGCCTCGCTGGTCCAGGAGATCGAGGACTACCGCAAGAAGCGCGTCGAGGGTCTGCTCAAGCCTGACGGCTGGACCGCGACCATCGGCATGCAATGGCTGGAACCGGGCCGATACTCCGTGGGCAGCGCGGCGGGCAGCGACATCCGTCTCGCCATCGGTCCGGCGCGCCTTGGCGTCGTCGAGGAGAAGGATGGCCGCGCGCTGTTCACTGCCGAGCCGGGTGTGCCGGTGGTCGTCGACGGAGCGGCGCCGACCGGGCCCGTGGAACTGAAGCGCTACGGCAAGGGCACTCCTGCGACGAACGTGACTTACGACGGGGGGAAGGGTTCGCTCAGCTTGATCGTGAGTGGCGGGCGTCGCGCGCTGCGCGTACGCCACGCCGACGCGCCGGCGCGTCTGAACTTCAAAGGCCTCGACTACTATCCCATCGATGCCGGCTGGCGCATCAAGGGAAAGTTTTTGCCACATGAATCGGGACGCATGGTGCCCGTGCTGGACATCCTGGGTGGATTGAATGACCAGGCGAATCCGGGCGTCGTGGAGTTCGAGCGCAATGGCAAGACATTCCGCCTCGAGGTGATAGGAGACGCTGCTCGCGGGCTGTCATTGATGTTCGCCGACCGCACCAATGGCAAGGGTAGTTATCCTTCCGGCCGATTCCTCTACACAGGTCTGCCGGACGCCAACGGCGAGGTCGTGATCGACTTCAACCGCACCTACACGCCACCCTGCGCTTTCACCGAGTTCGGTACCTGCCTGTTGCCGCCGCCGGAGAATCGCCTCGATCTCGCAGTGACGGCCGGAGAAAAGACGTACTCGGGCGCAACGCATCTGTGA
- a CDS encoding TlpA disulfide reductase family protein — translation MTSRSRRWCFTGCLLTLFVAGCGQSPESVTAQAAPAKAVESPAAVPKSATEFPALRLPLIGGGVYDLTSQRGSWVVVNFWATWCAPCVKEMPELSALHDAHDHVNVVGLAYEQIEPEALQKALARRPVSYPIAIVDPFEMPPGIAAPRGLPMTYLIDPQGNVKREFLGPVTRADIERAIAAS, via the coding sequence ATGACGTCTCGATCACGGCGTTGGTGTTTCACGGGCTGCCTGCTCACGCTGTTCGTGGCGGGCTGTGGCCAGAGTCCCGAGTCAGTCACTGCCCAGGCTGCGCCGGCGAAGGCGGTCGAGTCCCCGGCCGCCGTTCCGAAAAGCGCCACGGAGTTTCCGGCCTTGCGCCTGCCGCTCATCGGTGGCGGCGTCTACGATCTGACTTCTCAACGGGGGAGCTGGGTGGTGGTGAACTTCTGGGCGACCTGGTGCGCGCCGTGCGTGAAAGAGATGCCGGAGCTCTCCGCGTTGCACGACGCGCACGACCACGTGAATGTCGTCGGCCTTGCCTACGAGCAGATAGAGCCGGAGGCACTGCAGAAGGCGCTCGCCAGGCGGCCCGTTTCCTACCCGATCGCCATCGTCGATCCCTTCGAGATGCCGCCGGGAATCGCCGCTCCCCGCGGGCTGCCCATGACGTATCTCATCGATCCGCAGGGAAACGTGAAGCGCGAATTCCTGGGCCCGGTCACGCGGGCGGACATAGAACGGGCGATCGCGGCGAGTTGA
- a CDS encoding ABC transporter substrate-binding protein, whose protein sequence is MALKPPLDTLWYTRCPAPTAASVAIKQGWLNEEFLADGIEVRSLASATERSVHLSHYTQSQANAFRFGGYVPPLVSASRDVDVRILGLSWPDRTAAVLALQDSGLKRPEDLRGKRLSVPRRTRDSVDWWRALVMSGYRAALRRAGLEPGDVEFVEIDIERSYIDDAVTGQDAGRSLWGARSQFAVQREEIYALLRGQVDVIYSDAAMGAVVKAFLGPVVLIDLTAPEETGDVHAAQPLVLTATGSLVDSHPDIVARWLARLLEADEWARNHERDALQIIAQDTGLPVDFVTDAYSSRIHRQLDLTLSPLRLELLRAKGDELFAGGFLARPLDFAKLVDPQPLLEARTIFESRRAPAARSAGSVTRPR, encoded by the coding sequence ATGGCCCTGAAACCGCCCCTGGACACGCTTTGGTACACACGTTGTCCGGCGCCTACCGCCGCTTCGGTCGCCATCAAGCAGGGCTGGCTCAACGAGGAGTTTTTGGCCGACGGCATCGAGGTCCGTTCCCTGGCCTCGGCCACCGAGCGCAGCGTCCATCTGTCTCACTACACGCAATCCCAGGCCAACGCCTTTCGGTTTGGCGGATACGTACCGCCGCTCGTCTCGGCCTCGCGGGATGTCGATGTGCGGATCCTGGGTTTGAGCTGGCCGGATCGCACGGCCGCGGTGCTGGCGCTGCAGGATTCCGGATTGAAACGGCCGGAGGACCTGCGCGGAAAGCGGCTCAGCGTTCCACGGCGGACTCGCGACAGCGTCGACTGGTGGCGCGCACTCGTCATGTCCGGATATCGCGCCGCCTTGCGCAGAGCCGGTCTCGAGCCTGGCGACGTCGAGTTCGTCGAGATAGATATCGAACGCTCGTACATCGACGATGCCGTCACCGGTCAGGATGCCGGACGGTCGCTCTGGGGTGCACGCAGTCAGTTCGCGGTGCAACGTGAGGAGATCTACGCGTTGTTACGTGGCCAGGTGGACGTCATCTACAGCGACGCTGCGATGGGCGCGGTGGTGAAAGCTTTCCTGGGCCCCGTGGTACTGATCGATCTCACGGCGCCCGAGGAAACGGGGGACGTACATGCGGCCCAGCCGCTGGTGTTGACGGCCACCGGCAGCCTGGTCGATTCGCATCCGGACATCGTGGCCCGCTGGCTGGCGCGGCTTCTCGAGGCGGACGAATGGGCGCGCAACCACGAACGCGACGCGCTGCAGATCATTGCTCAGGACACGGGTCTGCCGGTGGATTTCGTCACGGATGCGTATTCATCGCGCATCCATCGGCAACTGGACCTGACGCTGTCACCGCTGCGGCTGGAGTTGCTGCGGGCCAAGGGCGATGAGCTCTTCGCCGGTGGATTCCTCGCACGCCCACTCGATTTCGCGAAGCTGGTCGATCCGCAGCCCTTGCTCGAGGCGCGCACGATCTTCGAGAGTCGCCGTGCACCGGCGGCGCGATCTGCCGGCAGCGTCACGCGCCCGCGCTGA
- a CDS encoding DUF1684 domain-containing protein — MKRLTTLAVVGATWMSLNGWSTAAPTGANRAESSAQDAALVQEIEDYRKKRVEGLLKPDGWTAIIGMYWLEPGRYSVGSAAGSDFRLAIGPARVGVIEEKDGHALFIAEPGVPLVVDGAAPNGPVELKKRDKGTPATTVAFDGGKGSISLILSGGRRALRVHHADAPGRRNFAGLDYWPIDAGWRIKGKFVPHESGRVVPVLDILGGLNDQANPGVVEFERGGKQFRLEVIGDSARGLSLMFADRTNGKGSYPSGRFLFTPPPDANGEVVIDFNRTYTPPCAFTEFGTCLLPPPENRLDLAVTAGEKTYAKAGSHL; from the coding sequence ATGAAGAGGTTGACCACGCTGGCGGTGGTGGGTGCGACATGGATGTCGCTGAACGGTTGGAGTACTGCGGCGCCCACCGGCGCGAATCGCGCGGAGAGTTCTGCGCAGGATGCGGCGCTGGTCCAGGAGATCGAGGACTACCGCAAGAAGCGTGTCGAGGGTCTGCTCAAGCCTGACGGCTGGACGGCGATCATCGGCATGTATTGGCTGGAGCCGGGCCGATACTCCGTGGGCAGCGCGGCGGGCAGCGATTTCCGCCTCGCCATCGGTCCGGCGCGTGTCGGCGTCATCGAGGAGAAGGACGGCCATGCGTTATTCATTGCCGAGCCGGGCGTGCCGCTGGTCGTCGATGGAGCGGCGCCGAACGGGCCCGTGGAATTGAAGAAGCGCGACAAGGGCACCCCTGCGACGACCGTAGCCTTCGACGGCGGCAAGGGTTCGATCAGCTTGATCTTGAGTGGCGGGCGTCGCGCACTGCGCGTGCATCATGCGGATGCCCCGGGGCGCCGCAACTTCGCTGGCCTCGACTACTGGCCCATCGATGCGGGCTGGCGCATCAAGGGAAAGTTCGTGCCACATGAATCGGGACGCGTGGTGCCCGTGCTGGACATCCTGGGTGGATTGAATGACCAAGCGAATCCGGGCGTCGTGGAGTTCGAGCGCGGTGGCAAGCAATTCCGACTCGAGGTGATCGGAGACTCCGCGCGCGGGCTGTCGTTGATGTTCGCGGACCGCACCAATGGCAAGGGTAGTTATCCTTCCGGCCGATTCCTCTTCACGCCCCCGCCGGATGCCAACGGCGAAGTCGTGATCGACTTCAACCGGACCTATACGCCACCGTGCGCCTTCACCGAGTTCGGTACCTGCCTGTTGCCGCCGCCGGAAAATCGCCTCGATCTCGCGGTGACGGCCGGAGAAAAGACCTACGCGAAAGCGGGCAGCCATCTGTGA
- a CDS encoding TonB-dependent siderophore receptor: MEFEFDTVQSALRRNRSHNSGLHVRALTLGVAAAISFSAHAQTAATNTEMTEVLVSAKRVIDSGASALGTRTLRDTPFSVTAISSEDIEKHQAASLAAVFSKDASVAREGGTDYNMYAQRIAVRGLSLDWVNSVRVNGLPLTYYGATLPLESVEEVQLLKGSSGFLYGVGAPGGIVNYLTKRPTDQPLLNFSVGYRSDQLFSQHLDVGGRVGDGGFGYRINLVNEQGNTYADSDVDRKAATANFEVPITDNLKWVTDLLYQDSQIARPEPLFVLDTTVYRDERLPDPVDATRRLASDQSFSNTEFASGTTGLEWRISDGWDLNVNYGKTYTEYRFPYETFRLRDQGGTYVNRLADYYDVFNYDFARALVQGHFDTGPVSHHLTGGVSWQDLIITYGTTNYTPVDQPGGNLYDYSPETWANVYDGTPPHSKGSHYLEKSAYLSDTVGLTEKLSFLAGLRFTQYLQESYNVNTGARTSVYEKDVTTPTLALIYKPQESVTSYLSYVQSLQQGPIVGTSYVNAGELLNPIESDQYELGVKVEKTTWALSAAVFRLSKGATYVNSANYTVQGGEQLYDGVELGGRVRLGESWTVGTSVVVLDAKYTKGVNDWLLDRRLPGASKVSGAFDINYDVPALAGLSVHADVKYLGDKVVNHIQAGDLSVYSPGYAVANFGGNWRTKVAGRDVAFNAEVRNLLDRRYWDGATSAFSPGAPRTVAVNARVDF; encoded by the coding sequence ATGGAGTTCGAGTTCGACACCGTTCAGTCAGCCCTGCGGCGCAACAGGTCGCATAACAGCGGACTTCACGTCCGCGCCCTGACGCTCGGAGTGGCGGCTGCCATCAGCTTTTCCGCCCATGCGCAAACCGCGGCCACTAACACCGAAATGACCGAAGTGCTGGTCAGCGCCAAGCGCGTGATCGATTCGGGCGCCAGCGCGCTCGGCACGCGCACGCTGCGCGACACGCCGTTTTCCGTGACTGCGATCAGCAGCGAAGACATCGAGAAGCATCAGGCCGCTTCCCTCGCTGCGGTGTTCTCGAAGGATGCCAGCGTGGCGCGTGAAGGTGGCACGGACTACAACATGTACGCGCAGCGAATCGCCGTACGCGGTTTGTCGCTCGACTGGGTGAACAGTGTGCGGGTCAACGGCCTGCCCCTTACCTATTATGGAGCGACGCTGCCGCTGGAGTCGGTCGAGGAAGTCCAGCTGCTGAAGGGCTCGAGCGGCTTTCTCTACGGGGTCGGTGCGCCAGGCGGCATCGTCAACTACCTCACCAAGCGACCGACCGATCAGCCGCTCTTGAACTTCAGTGTCGGCTACCGTTCGGATCAGCTGTTCTCGCAGCACCTCGATGTGGGTGGCCGCGTTGGCGACGGCGGGTTTGGTTACCGCATCAATCTGGTGAACGAGCAAGGCAATACTTACGCCGACTCCGACGTGGATCGCAAGGCCGCGACCGCCAACTTCGAAGTGCCCATCACCGACAATCTGAAATGGGTCACCGACCTGCTGTACCAGGACAGCCAGATCGCCCGGCCCGAGCCGCTGTTCGTCCTCGACACCACCGTGTACCGCGACGAACGTTTGCCGGATCCTGTCGACGCCACCCGCAGACTGGCCTCGGACCAATCGTTCAGCAACACCGAGTTCGCGTCGGGTACCACTGGACTCGAGTGGAGGATCAGCGACGGCTGGGATCTGAACGTCAACTACGGCAAGACCTACACCGAGTACCGCTTTCCGTACGAGACGTTCCGACTGCGTGACCAGGGCGGCACCTACGTAAACCGTCTGGCCGACTACTACGACGTGTTCAATTACGACTTCGCGCGCGCGCTGGTGCAGGGTCACTTCGACACCGGACCGGTCTCTCACCACCTGACGGGTGGCGTGAGCTGGCAGGATCTGATCATCACATACGGCACGACTAACTACACGCCGGTGGACCAGCCTGGTGGGAATCTTTACGACTACTCGCCCGAAACCTGGGCCAATGTGTATGACGGCACTCCGCCGCACAGCAAAGGCAGCCACTACCTGGAGAAATCCGCCTACCTGAGCGACACGGTGGGCCTCACCGAGAAGTTGTCGTTCTTGGCGGGCCTGCGTTTCACGCAGTATCTGCAGGAGTCGTACAACGTGAACACTGGTGCGCGCACCAGCGTCTACGAGAAAGACGTCACGACTCCGACGCTGGCGCTGATCTACAAGCCGCAGGAAAGCGTCACCTCCTATCTGAGCTACGTGCAGTCCCTGCAGCAGGGTCCCATCGTGGGCACTTCCTACGTGAACGCGGGCGAGCTGCTGAATCCCATCGAGAGCGATCAGTACGAGCTGGGCGTCAAAGTCGAGAAGACCACCTGGGCCCTTTCGGCGGCGGTCTTCCGCTTGTCCAAGGGCGCGACCTACGTGAACAGCGCTAACTACACCGTACAGGGCGGCGAGCAGCTGTATGACGGTGTCGAGCTTGGTGGTCGTGTTCGTCTCGGCGAGAGCTGGACGGTGGGCACCTCGGTAGTCGTGCTCGATGCCAAGTACACCAAGGGCGTCAACGACTGGCTGCTGGATCGTCGTCTGCCGGGTGCCTCGAAAGTGAGCGGCGCTTTCGATATCAACTACGACGTGCCAGCGCTGGCAGGTCTGAGCGTGCACGCCGACGTCAAATACCTTGGGGACAAGGTCGTCAATCACATCCAGGCCGGTGACCTGAGCGTGTACTCACCGGGTTACGCGGTGGCGAACTTCGGCGGCAACTGGCGCACGAAGGTGGCGGGCCGGGACGTGGCCTTCAATGCCGAAGTGCGCAACCTGCTGGATCGTCGCTACTGGGACGGTGCGACCAGCGCGTTCTCGCCGGGCGCGCCGCGCACGGTGGCAGTCAACGCCCGCGTCGACTTCTAA